The genomic DNA AATCCAGCAGCCTGCCCGGCGTTGAGATTGACGAAAAAGTGGTCGTCACCTCCACCGGCGCGCTGGAACTGGGCAAGGTGCCAAAGAAGATGGTGGTAATCGGCGCGGGCGTGATCGGTTTGGAAATGGGCAGCGTCTATGCCCGGCTCGGGACAGAGGTCACAGTGGTCGAATTCCTCGACGCGATCACCCCCGGCATGGACGCTGAAGTACAAAAAACCCTTCAGAGAATGCTGAAAAAACAGGGCCTTACCTTCATCATGGGCGCGGCTGTGCAAAAGACAGAAGCCACCAAGACCAAGGCCAAAGTGCATTACAAACTGCGCAAGGACGATAGCGAACATGTGCTGGATGCTGATGTCGTTCTGGTGGCGACAGGCCGCAAACCCTACACCGACGGGCTGGGCCTCGACGCGCTTGGGATCGATCTGAGCAAACGTGGTCAGATCCCCGTGGACAAGCATTGGCAGACATCGACCAAAGGCATTTACGCCATCGGTGACGCCATCGACGGTCCAATGCTGGCCCACAAGGCCGAAGACGAAGGCATGGCCTGTGCCGAAGTGCTGGCAGGCAACCATGGCCACGTCAATTACGGCGTCATTCCGGGCGTGATCTATACCCACCCCGAGGTTGCCAGCGTCGGCAAGACCGAAGCCGATCTGAAGGACGAAGGCGTCGCCTATAAGGTCGGTAAATTCAGCTTCATGGGCAACGCCCGCGCCAAGGCTGTCTTTGCCGGTGAAGGCTTCGTCAAGTTGCTGGCCGACAAGGAAACCGACCGCATTCTGGGCTGTCACATCATTGGCCCCGCAGCGGGTGATCTGATCCACGAAGTTTGCGTTGCGATGGAATTCGGCGCCTCTGCCGAGGATCTGGCCCTGACCTGCCACGCTCATCCGACCTATTCCGAGGCGGTGCGCGAGGCGGCGCTGGCCTGCGGGGATGGTCCGATCCACGCCTGATCCAAGACATCCGGAACTGGGTGGTCGGCACAGAGAAACGGTGGCGGCCACCGCACTGGTCAGAACGCAATATTGGTATTTGTTCTCGGAGCACCAAAAGACTGCTTCAAGATCAAAATGCGTGATGCTGCGCTGCTATGTCGGTTTTTGCTGATATGGTCGAAAACTTGAAAAATGCGACTGTTCTTAGCACATACCTTTCTGAAATTTTTGATATGTAGCCACATGCCGATTGTAGTTTCGCCAGTTCATAAGAACCTACTTGCCGAGTAGATGTTCGCTCAAACTAACCTTGCGATTAAGCCCTATCGGTCAGCCAAACGTGCTGAATGGTTGACGATCAGCAGTCATTGACTCAGGTGCGGCGAAAGCCCTCTTGCAACCCCGCTACGCACTCCAACTCACCACAACGACGATTTCGCCCGCGCGCCCCACGCCGCGTCATACTCCGCGCCGCCAACTTCGCCATTGGTCTGTTCGGCGAGTATCTGCCCCACCGTGGGCAGGCCCGCGCTGTCGTCGCGGCCCCACAAACCGGCACGCATCGGTGCGCGCGAACATTGTGTATAGACCTCGGAGATCTTGATCACGATAACCGACCGCGGCAGACGCCCACGGTCATCGAACCGCGCCAGCAGGTCCTTATCCACCGACACCCGCGCCATGCCGTTTACACGCACGACCGTGTTCGACCCCGGCACCATGAACATCAATGATACGCGCCCATCCGCTACGATATTGCGCAGGCTGTCCATCCGGTTATTGCCGCGCCAGTCCGGCATTGCCAGCGTCTGCGGGTCAAGCTCTGTCACCACCGGTCCGTCATCGCCGCGTGGGCTGCCATCCGT from Roseovarius pelagicus includes the following:
- a CDS encoding pyridoxamine 5'-phosphate oxidase family protein, encoding MEWVEDIAALEAIYGAPAEASLRKVAPHLTPLYRQWIMASRFCVLSTVGPNGTDGSPRGDDGPVVTELDPQTLAMPDWRGNNRMDSLRNIVADGRVSLMFMVPGSNTVVRVNGMARVSVDKDLLARFDDRGRLPRSVIVIKISEVYTQCSRAPMRAGLWGRDDSAGLPTVGQILAEQTNGEVGGAEYDAAWGARAKSSLW
- the lpdA gene encoding dihydrolipoyl dehydrogenase, which codes for MASYDVIIIGAGPGGYVAAIRCAQLGLKTACVEGRETLGGTCLNVGCIPSKALLHATHMLHEAEHNFTKMGLKGKSPSVDWKQMISYKEDVIGQNTKGIEFLFKKNKIDWLKGWGSIPEAGKVKVGDEVHETKNIIIATGSESSSLPGVEIDEKVVVTSTGALELGKVPKKMVVIGAGVIGLEMGSVYARLGTEVTVVEFLDAITPGMDAEVQKTLQRMLKKQGLTFIMGAAVQKTEATKTKAKVHYKLRKDDSEHVLDADVVLVATGRKPYTDGLGLDALGIDLSKRGQIPVDKHWQTSTKGIYAIGDAIDGPMLAHKAEDEGMACAEVLAGNHGHVNYGVIPGVIYTHPEVASVGKTEADLKDEGVAYKVGKFSFMGNARAKAVFAGEGFVKLLADKETDRILGCHIIGPAAGDLIHEVCVAMEFGASAEDLALTCHAHPTYSEAVREAALACGDGPIHA